A region from the Dehalogenimonas sp. THU2 genome encodes:
- the fmt gene encoding methionyl-tRNA formyltransferase: MKIVFMGTPEFAVPVLEALAGEGYKVAAVYTRRDAPSGRGKTLTASPVKQMAEQHGLTVIQPGTLRKPEAQAELRELEPDVIVVAAYGLILPQAVLDIPRLGCLNVHASLLPRHRGAAPIAAAIAAGDRFTGVSIMRMDAGIDTGAVYSRAMIPVFDWDTTGSLSGRLAIIGAMSLIDVLPQVERGTIDAVPQPVEGSTYAPMLAKEAGRIDWRQSADMIWRQSRAFQPWPGAYTAWQGKTLKLIETRPVDIDTKAEPGTVVQVPNAPAVPFGVATGGGVLGILSLQLEGKRPAAAAEFLRGQRDFIGSMLG, from the coding sequence ATGAAAATTGTCTTTATGGGTACGCCGGAGTTTGCCGTGCCGGTGCTTGAAGCCCTCGCCGGCGAAGGCTATAAGGTGGCCGCTGTATACACGCGCCGGGACGCCCCCTCCGGTCGCGGCAAAACGCTGACCGCTTCCCCGGTAAAACAGATGGCGGAACAACACGGCCTCACCGTTATTCAGCCCGGTACCCTCCGCAAGCCGGAAGCCCAGGCGGAACTGCGGGAACTTGAACCCGACGTAATCGTGGTTGCCGCCTACGGCCTGATACTGCCGCAGGCGGTGCTGGACATTCCCCGGCTGGGTTGCCTGAACGTCCACGCCTCCCTGTTGCCGAGACACCGGGGCGCGGCGCCCATCGCCGCCGCCATCGCCGCCGGCGACCGGTTCACCGGAGTCAGCATCATGCGTATGGACGCGGGCATCGACACCGGCGCCGTTTATTCCCGCGCCATGATACCGGTTTTCGATTGGGACACTACCGGCAGCCTGTCCGGGCGCCTGGCGATCATCGGGGCCATGAGCCTCATCGATGTCCTGCCCCAGGTCGAACGCGGTACCATCGACGCGGTTCCCCAGCCGGTGGAAGGCTCTACCTATGCCCCGATGCTAGCCAAAGAAGCCGGCCGCATCGACTGGCGGCAATCGGCCGATATGATCTGGCGCCAATCGCGGGCTTTTCAGCCATGGCCGGGGGCTTATACCGCCTGGCAAGGTAAAACCCTGAAACTTATCGAGACGAGACCGGTCGACATAGATACCAAAGCCGAACCGGGCACGGTGGTCCAGGTCCCAAACGCGCCGGCGGTTCCGTTCGGGGTAGCCACCGGCGGCGGGGTGCTGGGCATCCTCAGCCTGCAACTCGAGGGCAAGCGCCCGGCGGCGGCGGCGGAATTCCTCCGCGGCCAGCGCGACTTCATCGGTTCGATGCTGGGCTGA
- the dnaA gene encoding chromosomal replication initiator protein DnaA, which translates to MPTEEIQSATDAGKIWETALGELECSLNRPNFRTWYARTTGLGFEDGRFIIGVPNSFVAEYLEQNQRSLIAKTLIKLTGRDNLQLGFKVTAGGKTGAVRPAPGDTSARSEGCRFNPRYDFDAFIVGNANRLAHAAALSAAQKPGEGYNPLFIHGSSGLGKTHLLQAIGQTAERAGKTVRYVSGEQFTSEFVSAIRERRGDEFRERYRNVDLLLLDDVQFLAGKSQTEESFFHTFNELHNSGKQIVLSADSPPKAIAQLEDRLRSRFEWGLTAEISPPDEKMRLSILRSRAEQAGAELTPDVLDYMASEVIRNIRELEGNLNRVLAYSRLLRSAVTPDLARRALKNLAAEPVENKPETGPELLLDTVAACFEITPEDLLGRRRDKEIATARQVAMYVLKSQNLWSLGEIGRLVGDRTAATVSHSCDKIGRELEFNPLLKRKLIDIENRLGGK; encoded by the coding sequence TTGCCGACCGAAGAAATACAATCTGCCACTGACGCCGGTAAGATCTGGGAAACCGCGCTTGGGGAACTGGAATGTTCCCTGAACCGTCCCAATTTCCGCACATGGTACGCCCGCACCACCGGCCTCGGCTTCGAGGACGGGCGCTTCATCATCGGCGTGCCCAACTCTTTCGTCGCCGAGTACCTGGAGCAGAACCAGCGCTCACTGATTGCCAAGACGCTGATCAAGCTCACCGGCCGGGACAATCTGCAACTTGGTTTCAAGGTGACGGCGGGGGGCAAAACGGGCGCCGTCCGCCCCGCACCCGGCGATACGTCCGCCCGTTCCGAGGGCTGCCGCTTTAATCCGCGCTATGACTTCGACGCCTTCATCGTCGGCAACGCCAACCGGCTGGCCCACGCCGCGGCGCTATCCGCCGCCCAGAAACCGGGTGAAGGCTACAACCCCCTCTTCATCCACGGTTCGAGCGGCCTGGGCAAGACCCACCTGCTCCAGGCCATCGGCCAGACTGCGGAGCGCGCCGGTAAAACCGTGCGTTACGTCTCCGGGGAGCAGTTCACCTCGGAATTCGTGTCCGCCATCAGGGAAAGGCGCGGCGATGAGTTCCGGGAACGCTATCGCAACGTAGACCTGCTGCTCCTGGACGACGTCCAGTTCCTGGCAGGCAAGTCACAGACCGAGGAAAGCTTTTTTCATACCTTCAACGAACTGCACAATTCCGGCAAGCAGATCGTGCTTTCCGCGGATTCGCCCCCGAAGGCTATCGCCCAGCTCGAAGACCGTCTGCGTTCCCGTTTCGAGTGGGGTCTGACCGCCGAGATATCGCCGCCGGATGAAAAGATGCGCCTGTCTATCCTGCGCTCCCGCGCCGAGCAGGCCGGGGCGGAGCTTACCCCGGACGTCCTGGACTACATGGCCTCTGAGGTCATCCGCAATATCCGGGAGCTGGAGGGCAATCTGAACCGGGTGCTGGCCTACTCCCGTCTGCTGCGTTCGGCCGTCACCCCGGACCTGGCCCGGCGGGCGCTTAAAAACCTGGCCGCCGAGCCTGTCGAGAACAAGCCGGAGACGGGACCGGAACTCCTGCTCGATACCGTGGCGGCATGCTTCGAGATCACCCCGGAAGATCTCCTGGGCCGCCGCCGGGACAAGGAAATTGCCACCGCCCGGCAAGTTGCCATGTACGTCCTTAAGAGCCAGAATCTGTGGTCCCTGGGTGAGATCGGCCGCCTGGTCGGCGACCGCACCGCAGCCACCGTCAGCCACTCCTGCGACAAGATCGGCCGGGAGCTAGAGTTCAATCCCCTGCTGAAGCGCAAACTAATCGACATCGAAAACCGCCTCGGCGGCAAGTAG
- the rpsT gene encoding 30S ribosomal protein S20 has product MANTKSSKKDILTSAKKTLRNKSAMSSLRTTIRKAEKAITAGSDEAKVAVVASQSALDVAAKKGLIHANNAARRKSRMAKKLNAAAK; this is encoded by the coding sequence TTGGCCAATACCAAGAGTTCCAAGAAAGATATTCTTACTTCAGCGAAGAAAACGCTGCGCAATAAATCCGCCATGAGCAGTCTCCGGACCACCATCCGCAAGGCTGAAAAAGCCATCACCGCCGGCAGCGACGAGGCCAAAGTAGCCGTGGTCGCCAGCCAGAGCGCGCTGGATGTCGCCGCCAAGAAAGGCCTCATCCACGCCAACAACGCGGCCCGCCGCAAGAGCCGCATGGCCAAGAAGCTCAACGCCGCCGCCAAGTAA